In Pirellulales bacterium, one genomic interval encodes:
- a CDS encoding DUF1156 domain-containing protein, with protein sequence MLIKQWLPIDQIGAECMRERGASSALPPLYFLHVWWARRPLTVSRAAILASLLPAYPTGEDESEQPWPEKFLKRFPTFESYKEWFLRLIGIQGDVASARKLLEWAKLQGKPIPNPYPGPRAYTVNCNAEQLEELYDMLEWVWGTRQITFCDPMSGGGSIPFEALRYGLSVFANELNPVASVILRGTLDYPARFGSSLVSDIRTYGKAWGELVQERLRPFFPTVPETSVGACFMWARTVACPTTGKVVPLSPHWWLRKTGEPVAIKVIADEDDATCRFEIAKGKAQCAKLKPDVGTIKRGTGRSPWTGDTIDGDYIKAEAQAGRMGEQLIAVGLKTSGEFLFRSPTTEDAKCFQLSVDEVKRRRPDWERANLIPNEPRKEGRADWACEIYGMHRWSDTYLPRQLLTLIAMKEALDEVIESASKTLGSERATALRLYFSLALDIAASYNSKQACWDTSRQKIASAFARHDLSMRWSFGEIDGSSNLVPWVVFQIEDAYQKITRLMLPPPASLFGEKGTPPLERLVFRTGVAQDIPELEAKSVRCITVDPPYYDNVNYAECSNYFYVWMKRTMGGTFPSLFETELANEDDEAIMNVARFKDMGRKAKELAIRDYENKMAACFAEMHRVLADDGVLTVMFTHKQIEAWDTLGSGLVRAGFQIDSSWPIHTESEVSLHQAKKNSAASTIMLVCRKREKSSEPVWWDDLKGKVRKVARQKAEEFEKQGIRGVDLYISTFGPVLSIISENWPVLTSETDAKTGDPLPLKPGEALDLAREEVINLRKQGLLLGRSVEFDPVTDWYLMAWDAFRAQEFPADEARKLALALGLDLEKNVIKDKKLVSKKSGTVVLCKPADRRKKNMVDEDAESFPHLIDALHTAMMIYDEEGSKACQVFVDRQGLRNDSRIKALAQAMLEAIPTTRGKDGKFLRPEMTTLDAMRVLFWDDLPAPKEEEPPKLDPQLQMGFAADEEDEEEETDEDSEEEEVEE encoded by the coding sequence GTGCTCATTAAACAGTGGCTGCCGATCGATCAAATCGGGGCGGAGTGCATGCGTGAGCGGGGAGCTTCGTCGGCGTTGCCGCCGCTGTATTTTCTGCACGTGTGGTGGGCACGCCGGCCGCTGACCGTGAGCCGGGCGGCGATTCTGGCAAGTCTGCTTCCGGCCTACCCGACAGGAGAAGACGAGAGCGAGCAGCCGTGGCCTGAGAAGTTTCTGAAACGGTTTCCAACCTTCGAGAGCTACAAGGAATGGTTTCTAAGGCTGATCGGGATTCAAGGCGACGTGGCATCGGCTAGAAAGTTGCTTGAGTGGGCAAAGTTACAAGGGAAGCCAATTCCGAATCCCTATCCTGGACCTCGTGCTTACACCGTCAATTGCAATGCAGAGCAATTGGAAGAATTGTATGACATGTTGGAATGGGTATGGGGCACTCGTCAGATCACATTCTGCGATCCAATGTCTGGCGGCGGCAGCATCCCCTTTGAAGCATTGCGATACGGGCTTTCCGTTTTCGCGAATGAGTTGAACCCCGTCGCCTCGGTAATCCTTAGAGGAACTTTGGATTACCCGGCAAGGTTTGGTTCCTCCTTGGTATCCGACATTCGCACCTACGGAAAAGCATGGGGCGAGCTGGTTCAAGAACGATTGCGGCCATTCTTTCCGACAGTGCCGGAAACTTCGGTGGGCGCGTGCTTCATGTGGGCTCGTACAGTTGCTTGCCCCACAACAGGAAAGGTCGTGCCACTATCGCCTCATTGGTGGCTGAGAAAAACTGGTGAGCCCGTGGCTATCAAGGTAATCGCCGATGAGGATGACGCTACGTGTCGATTTGAAATCGCAAAGGGCAAGGCACAGTGTGCAAAGCTCAAGCCAGACGTTGGGACTATAAAACGCGGAACAGGAAGAAGCCCCTGGACTGGCGATACAATCGACGGCGACTACATCAAAGCAGAAGCCCAAGCTGGACGGATGGGCGAACAACTCATTGCAGTCGGCTTGAAGACTTCCGGCGAGTTCTTATTCCGCTCACCGACCACCGAAGATGCAAAGTGCTTCCAATTGAGCGTTGATGAAGTGAAGCGGCGTCGACCGGACTGGGAACGGGCCAACCTGATTCCCAATGAGCCTCGCAAAGAAGGGCGAGCAGATTGGGCATGTGAGATTTATGGGATGCATCGCTGGAGTGATACATATCTTCCGCGACAGCTTTTGACGCTTATCGCGATGAAAGAGGCCCTCGACGAGGTTATCGAGTCGGCATCGAAAACTCTTGGAAGCGAGCGAGCCACGGCATTGCGCCTGTATTTCTCGCTCGCGCTCGATATTGCCGCGTCATACAACTCGAAGCAAGCGTGCTGGGATACATCGCGACAAAAGATCGCAAGTGCATTTGCACGACATGACCTTAGCATGCGATGGAGTTTTGGTGAGATCGACGGCAGTTCCAATTTAGTCCCGTGGGTCGTGTTTCAAATCGAAGATGCTTACCAGAAGATAACTCGCCTGATGCTGCCTCCTCCAGCATCCCTTTTTGGCGAAAAAGGGACGCCCCCGCTTGAGCGTCTAGTCTTCCGCACCGGAGTCGCTCAAGACATTCCGGAGCTTGAAGCAAAGAGCGTCCGTTGTATCACTGTTGACCCTCCATACTACGACAACGTGAACTATGCAGAGTGCTCGAATTATTTTTACGTTTGGATGAAACGCACAATGGGAGGGACGTTTCCATCACTGTTTGAAACGGAACTCGCCAACGAAGATGACGAAGCGATCATGAACGTCGCTCGTTTCAAGGACATGGGGCGCAAGGCCAAAGAACTTGCCATTCGCGATTACGAAAACAAGATGGCGGCATGCTTTGCAGAAATGCATCGAGTGTTGGCTGACGATGGCGTCTTGACTGTCATGTTTACGCATAAGCAAATCGAGGCTTGGGACACGCTCGGAAGCGGATTGGTTAGGGCAGGATTTCAAATCGACTCGTCATGGCCGATTCACACGGAGAGTGAAGTCAGCCTTCATCAGGCGAAGAAGAATTCGGCTGCCAGTACGATCATGCTTGTGTGCCGTAAGCGAGAAAAGTCGTCAGAGCCCGTTTGGTGGGACGACCTCAAGGGCAAAGTCCGCAAGGTGGCCCGTCAAAAGGCCGAGGAATTCGAGAAGCAAGGCATTCGAGGCGTCGACCTTTACATCAGCACTTTTGGTCCCGTGTTGTCTATCATTTCCGAGAACTGGCCGGTCCTCACCAGTGAAACGGACGCGAAGACTGGCGATCCACTGCCACTCAAGCCAGGCGAGGCACTCGACCTTGCCCGTGAAGAAGTCATCAACTTGCGAAAGCAAGGCCTGCTGCTCGGCCGGTCAGTTGAGTTCGACCCCGTCACCGACTGGTATCTCATGGCGTGGGACGCCTTCCGTGCTCAGGAATTCCCCGCCGACGAAGCCCGCAAGCTGGCCCTCGCCTTGGGGCTCGACCTGGAGAAGAACGTCATCAAGGACAAGAAGCTAGTCTCCAAGAAGTCGGGAACCGTCGTGCTTTGCAAGCCGGCCGACCGCCGCAAGAAAAACATGGTCGACGAGGACGCGGAGTCGTTTCCGCATCTCATCGACGCCCTGCACACGGCGATGATGATCTACGACGAAGAAGGCTCCAAAGCCTGCCAGGTCTTCGTCGACCGCCAGGGCCTGCGAAACGACAGCCGCATCAAGGCACTGGCTCAAGCGATGTTGGAAGCCATCCCCACCACACGCGGCAAGGACGGCAAGTTCCTTCGCCCCGAAATGACCACGCTCGACGCGATGCGAGTTCTTTTCTGGGACGACCTACCGGCCCCCAAAGAAGAAGAGCCGCCCAAGCTCGACCCCCAACTACAAATGGGCTTCGCAGCCGACGAAGAGGACGAGGAGGAAGAAACGGACGAGGATTCGGAAGAGGAAGAAGTCGAGGAATAG